The following are encoded together in the Clostridium sp. 'White wine YQ' genome:
- a CDS encoding cation-translocating P-type ATPase: protein MKNYYNKSSEELLKEFNTSLSGIDSSKVDEIREIHGFNELLEGEKKSLIMIFLEQFKDFLVFVLLGASIISFAVGNKESTIVILVVLIMNAILGTVQHLKAEASLKSLKALSAPNSKVIRDGHKIEIPSKELIPGDIVLLEAGDFVAADGRLIDNYSLQVNESSLTGESINVDKHSDLITEDEVPLAERTNMVFSGSLVTYGRGTVLVTGTGMNTEIGKIAQLLKDTKEKKTPLQKSLDDFGKKLTFLILGICFIIFFVNISRGLPLIDSVMFSIALAVAAIPEALSSIVTIVLALGTQKMAKEGAIVKKLKSVESLGSVSIICSDKTGTLTQNKMKVKELYINGEVIPSSGLNLSNPTHEFFLKSLVLCNDSSIRDDAEIGDPTEVALVKLAADYSKTAEEIRNTHTRKSEIPFDSDRKLMSTTHEFDEDHVMITKGAVDVLINKITSIETVDGIKEISQNDKDAIEETNKNFSRKGLRVLALVYKNIPLDTEISVEDEGNYTFVGLVAMIDPPREESAKAVADCKIAGIKPVMITGDHKITAAAIAKEIGILEDISEAIEGKEIDHLSKEELKELVPKISVYARVTPEHKIRIVEAWQERGMVVAMTGDGVNDAPALKQADIGIAMGITGTEVSKDAASMILTDDNFATIVKAVVNGRNIYANIKNSIKFLLSGNAAGILSVLYASIVGLPLPFAPVHLLFINLVTDSLPAIALGVEKQRGDLLNEKPRNVNSSILSAEFLRYIASEGILITIATMSAYYIGFNHGGAALGSTLAFSTLCLARLFHSFNCRGTESVFKIGLFTNKYIWYSIFAGAVLLFGILNVPALETLFLVAPLTLVNELEIILLALAPTVLIQLKRLIAK from the coding sequence AAAAGCAGTGAAGAGTTGCTTAAAGAATTTAATACTTCACTAAGTGGCATTGATTCTAGTAAAGTTGATGAAATCAGAGAAATTCATGGTTTTAACGAATTGCTAGAAGGAGAAAAGAAAAGCCTTATTATGATTTTCTTAGAACAATTTAAAGACTTCTTAGTTTTTGTTCTACTTGGAGCATCTATTATTTCCTTTGCTGTTGGAAATAAAGAAAGTACCATAGTAATACTAGTAGTTCTTATAATGAACGCTATATTGGGAACTGTCCAACACTTAAAGGCAGAAGCCTCTTTAAAGAGTCTTAAGGCATTATCTGCTCCTAATTCAAAGGTGATTAGAGATGGACACAAAATAGAAATTCCTTCAAAGGAATTAATTCCAGGTGATATTGTACTTTTAGAAGCTGGTGATTTTGTTGCTGCTGATGGAAGGCTAATAGACAATTATTCTTTACAAGTTAACGAAAGTTCTTTAACTGGAGAATCCATAAATGTTGATAAACACAGTGATTTAATCACTGAAGATGAAGTTCCTTTAGCTGAAAGAACTAATATGGTATTCTCAGGCTCACTAGTAACCTATGGCCGTGGAACTGTTTTGGTAACTGGAACAGGTATGAATACTGAAATAGGTAAAATAGCTCAACTGCTTAAGGATACCAAGGAAAAGAAAACTCCATTACAAAAAAGTTTAGATGATTTTGGTAAAAAACTTACCTTTTTAATATTAGGTATATGTTTTATAATTTTCTTTGTAAATATTTCAAGAGGTCTTCCTCTTATTGATTCAGTTATGTTCTCCATTGCTTTAGCTGTAGCTGCAATTCCAGAGGCACTAAGTTCTATAGTTACTATTGTATTAGCCCTTGGAACTCAAAAAATGGCTAAGGAAGGTGCTATTGTTAAGAAACTAAAATCTGTAGAAAGCTTAGGTTCTGTATCAATCATCTGCTCCGATAAAACAGGTACACTTACTCAAAACAAAATGAAGGTTAAGGAATTATACATAAACGGAGAAGTAATTCCTAGTTCTGGCTTAAATTTGTCCAATCCTACACATGAGTTTTTCCTTAAATCTTTAGTTCTATGTAATGATTCTTCAATTAGAGATGATGCTGAAATAGGGGATCCTACAGAAGTTGCTCTAGTAAAATTAGCAGCTGATTATTCAAAAACTGCTGAAGAAATAAGAAATACTCATACAAGGAAAAGTGAGATTCCATTTGATTCCGATAGAAAGCTAATGAGTACCACACATGAATTTGATGAAGACCATGTTATGATAACTAAAGGTGCTGTTGATGTGCTTATAAACAAGATAACATCCATTGAAACAGTAGATGGGATAAAAGAGATATCTCAAAATGATAAGGATGCTATTGAAGAAACTAATAAAAATTTCTCTAGAAAAGGACTTAGGGTCTTAGCATTAGTTTATAAAAACATTCCGCTAGATACTGAAATCTCAGTAGAAGATGAAGGTAATTATACGTTCGTTGGCTTAGTGGCAATGATTGATCCACCTAGAGAAGAATCCGCTAAAGCTGTTGCTGATTGTAAAATAGCCGGAATAAAACCAGTTATGATTACTGGTGATCATAAAATTACTGCTGCTGCAATTGCAAAGGAAATAGGTATTTTAGAAGATATATCCGAAGCGATAGAAGGTAAAGAAATTGATCATTTATCCAAAGAAGAGCTTAAAGAATTGGTTCCTAAAATTTCAGTTTACGCAAGAGTAACACCAGAGCATAAAATAAGAATAGTTGAAGCATGGCAGGAAAGAGGCATGGTTGTAGCTATGACAGGGGATGGTGTTAATGATGCTCCTGCATTAAAGCAAGCTGATATAGGTATTGCAATGGGAATTACAGGTACAGAAGTTTCAAAAGATGCTGCTTCTATGATACTAACAGACGACAACTTCGCTACTATTGTCAAAGCAGTTGTTAACGGTAGAAATATATATGCTAATATTAAGAATTCTATAAAATTCTTACTCTCAGGTAATGCAGCTGGAATACTTTCAGTCCTATATGCCTCAATAGTGGGACTACCTCTTCCTTTTGCACCAGTTCACTTATTATTTATAAACCTAGTAACTGATAGTTTACCTGCAATCGCTCTTGGTGTTGAAAAGCAAAGAGGAGATTTGCTTAATGAAAAACCTAGAAATGTTAATTCATCAATACTCTCAGCAGAATTCTTAAGATATATTGCAAGTGAAGGTATTTTAATTACAATCGCTACTATGAGTGCTTATTATATAGGCTTTAATCATGGCGGAGCTGCTCTAGGAAGCACCCTAGCCTTTTCAACTTTATGTTTAGCAAGATTATTCCATAGTTTCAATTGTAGAGGTACGGAATCAGTATTTAAAATAGGTTTATTTACTAATAAATATATCTGGTATTCAATATTTGCGGGTGCGGTACTATTATTTGGAATATTAAATGTACCAGCACTAGAAACATTATTCTTAGTTGCACCATTAACCTTAGTAAACGAGCTTGAAATAATACTTTTAGCGTTAGCACCAACTGTATTAATTCAACTTAAAAGATTAATAGCTAAATAA
- a CDS encoding AraC family transcriptional regulator gives MDGNEYRNKSGYLKRDFELFHLKDRKNQEFEFHYHDFNKIIIFLSGKVTYLIEGKAYCLKPWDILLVNNHDVHKPVIESSEIYDRIVIWINPKFIENHNYENCDLSTCFKLASEKSFNIIRLEEKLRNDLKFIIESLEASFNSKDFGNKILSNSLLIQFIIYLNRIHLGNMYISDEETLKYDKQIEKILKYINNNLSKELSIGLLSQKFYLSKYYLMHKFKKETGYTLHNYVMQKRLLMARDLIKLGEPITRVYLQCGFNDYSSFFRAFKSMFKVSPKELLQKKKETILR, from the coding sequence ATGGATGGGAATGAATATAGAAATAAATCAGGATATTTAAAAAGAGATTTTGAGCTTTTTCACTTAAAAGATAGAAAAAACCAGGAATTCGAATTTCATTATCATGATTTCAATAAGATAATAATATTTTTATCAGGGAAGGTAACCTATTTAATAGAAGGAAAAGCGTACTGCTTAAAACCATGGGATATATTATTAGTAAATAATCATGATGTTCACAAACCTGTTATAGAATCTAGTGAAATATATGATAGGATAGTCATTTGGATTAATCCTAAGTTTATAGAGAATCATAACTATGAAAACTGTGACCTTTCAACATGTTTTAAATTAGCTAGTGAAAAAAGTTTTAATATTATTAGACTAGAAGAAAAATTGCGAAATGATCTAAAATTTATAATTGAGTCTCTTGAAGCATCTTTTAATTCAAAAGATTTTGGAAATAAAATCTTAAGTAATTCATTATTGATTCAGTTTATTATATATCTAAATAGAATTCATCTTGGGAATATGTATATAAGTGATGAGGAAACACTTAAGTATGATAAGCAGATAGAGAAAATACTAAAATATATAAATAATAACTTAAGTAAAGAGTTATCTATTGGGTTATTATCTCAAAAGTTTTATTTGAGTAAATATTATCTAATGCACAAGTTTAAAAAGGAAACAGGATATACGCTTCATAATTATGTAATGCAAAAAAGACTACTAATGGCACGTGATCTTATAAAACTAGGTGAACCTATTACTAGAGTATATCTACAATGTGGCTTTAATGATTATTCAAGTTTTTTTAGGGCATTTAAAAGTATGTTTAAAGTATCGCCAAAAGAGTTATTACAAAAGAAAAAAGAAACTATCTTAAGATAG
- a CDS encoding UDP-N-acetylmuramoyl-L-alanyl-D-glutamate--2,6-diaminopimelate ligase encodes MKLSELLKDITPVLIQGDNSIEISGISYDSRKVQKNFLFVCIKGDTVNGNDFIFDAINNGAIAIITDENFPPEINDITFIKVNDSKIALASISSLFYNDPSKEIGLVGVTGTNGKTTVIHYIGDVLEAYGNPTGLIGTLGYEFKNKQINIERINPTTPESLELQNLFRNFIDYGAKNVVMEVTSSALYKNRVDFCDFNVGVFTNLSQDHLEVHGTMENYKNEKLKLFHKCTLGVINLDDKFSKEIIEKATCKILTYGIDKDADIKASKIRYNNDSVTFIVTLKGISKEITINIPGKFTVYNALATIGACYGLGLEINEILNLVSTIKNVPGRLELINNSLNKNVIIDYAHTPDALEKLLMMSRQITKGKIIVVFGCGGDRDKSKRGIMGMAAGVLSDYTIITSDNPRTENPLDIIEDIEEGMNVIKANHEKIIDRKKAIERGLSLLKDDDLLVIAGKGHEDYQIIGNTKIHFDDREIVRELLG; translated from the coding sequence ATGAAACTTTCTGAATTATTGAAGGATATAACTCCTGTCTTAATACAAGGAGATAATTCTATAGAAATCTCTGGTATCAGTTATGACTCTAGAAAAGTTCAAAAGAATTTTTTATTTGTATGTATCAAGGGCGATACTGTTAATGGTAATGATTTTATATTTGATGCCATTAATAATGGTGCAATTGCGATCATAACTGATGAGAATTTTCCACCTGAAATAAATGATATTACTTTTATTAAAGTAAATGATAGTAAAATTGCACTAGCAAGTATTTCTAGCTTATTCTATAATGATCCTTCAAAAGAAATAGGCTTAGTAGGTGTTACTGGAACAAATGGTAAGACTACAGTTATACATTATATTGGTGATGTTCTTGAAGCCTATGGAAATCCAACTGGATTAATTGGAACATTAGGCTATGAATTCAAAAATAAACAAATTAATATTGAAAGAATAAATCCAACTACCCCCGAATCACTAGAGCTACAAAATTTATTTAGGAATTTTATTGATTATGGAGCTAAAAATGTAGTTATGGAAGTTACCTCTTCTGCCCTATATAAAAATAGAGTTGACTTTTGTGACTTTAACGTTGGTGTTTTTACAAATCTATCTCAAGATCATCTTGAAGTTCATGGAACTATGGAAAACTATAAGAATGAAAAATTAAAACTATTTCATAAGTGCACTCTAGGTGTTATTAATTTAGATGACAAATTCTCTAAGGAAATAATAGAAAAGGCTACTTGTAAAATTTTAACTTATGGCATAGATAAAGATGCTGATATAAAGGCCAGCAAAATAAGATATAATAATGACTCTGTTACTTTTATTGTAACTTTAAAAGGAATAAGCAAAGAAATAACTATTAATATTCCTGGTAAGTTTACTGTTTACAATGCATTAGCCACTATCGGTGCATGCTATGGACTAGGTTTAGAAATTAATGAAATTCTTAACTTAGTTTCTACTATTAAAAATGTTCCTGGAAGACTTGAATTGATAAATAATAGCTTAAATAAAAATGTAATAATTGATTATGCTCATACTCCTGATGCCTTAGAAAAACTTTTAATGATGTCAAGACAGATAACAAAGGGTAAGATTATTGTAGTATTTGGATGTGGAGGGGATAGAGATAAATCTAAGAGAGGAATAATGGGTATGGCAGCAGGCGTATTATCAGATTATACAATAATAACTTCTGACAACCCCAGAACTGAAAACCCCCTAGACATAATTGAAGATATTGAAGAGGGAATGAATGTTATAAAAGCTAATCATGAGAAAATTATCGACAGAAAAAAAGCTATAGAGAGGGGTTTAAGTCTTTTAAAAGATGATGACCTGCTAGTAATTGCAGGGAAAGGACATGAAGACTATCAAATTATAGGGAATACCAAAATACATTTTGATGATAGAGAAATTGTTCGAGAACTTTTAGGATAA